One window of Paenibacillus sp. FSL K6-3182 genomic DNA carries:
- a CDS encoding ABC transporter substrate-binding protein: protein MKKMKKPLLMVVSAVFLLVTVLAGCSNSGGNDPKPAATDSATNTNKGSEATDAPADQPWVFGSSPIEFSAYTHYSWQDFPDTMDANPFWKYLKENKQVTIKPIHAKGNSAQLMQTFMADSSQMPDVIYGDRYNPDIERLIANDQLVALDPYLDKYPNLKKYLNPKSMELLRSADGKLYKFPNWYTDKPTSTAGYVVNKKVYAELGSPALETFDDLYAYLKLVKEKYTDMIPLELDRGSEIQGQGVVYAGFGENNLYKSLSSDVQGVIKDDKLVSFFTDPSFRESQKYLAKLYREKLIAQDWWTQTRDVVAEKIVTGKVAVYAGSGVTTFASRGDSELRKADPNAGYFMIWPVRKAGLDKNKIFAGGYDALGWNVVTITKHAKDPEKIFAALDWMTGPEGMTISFFGPEGGNWKGFDENEQPIFTENYNEEEVTAIQAANDVVHIVGNVSYIDPAKLKYVNSLPLEKQNWAARWQRDITWPSSNDTTALTNINIEPDSPYGDTRQQIVDLTLETLAESTTAKSDADVDRILDAADKKANSYKYKELLEWRTERWHANRTILGE, encoded by the coding sequence ATGAAGAAAATGAAAAAGCCGCTGTTAATGGTAGTCTCTGCGGTGTTTCTACTGGTAACTGTACTTGCAGGATGCAGCAATTCGGGGGGCAATGATCCAAAACCAGCAGCAACAGATTCAGCAACGAACACAAATAAAGGGAGTGAGGCTACAGACGCTCCAGCAGATCAACCATGGGTATTTGGTTCTAGCCCGATAGAATTCTCGGCTTATACACACTATAGTTGGCAAGATTTCCCTGACACCATGGATGCAAACCCTTTTTGGAAATACCTGAAAGAAAATAAACAAGTAACGATCAAACCGATTCACGCAAAAGGGAACTCTGCACAGCTGATGCAGACCTTTATGGCTGACTCTAGTCAAATGCCAGATGTTATTTATGGTGATCGTTACAATCCGGATATTGAAAGACTTATTGCAAATGATCAGCTCGTAGCGCTTGATCCTTATCTTGATAAGTATCCGAATTTGAAGAAATATCTTAATCCTAAGTCCATGGAACTTCTTCGTTCCGCGGATGGCAAGCTGTACAAATTCCCTAACTGGTACACAGATAAACCAACTAGTACAGCTGGTTATGTAGTGAACAAAAAAGTGTATGCTGAGCTTGGATCGCCAGCACTTGAAACATTTGATGATTTGTACGCATACCTAAAATTAGTAAAAGAGAAATACACTGATATGATTCCATTGGAACTGGATCGTGGTTCTGAAATTCAAGGACAAGGCGTTGTTTATGCAGGATTTGGTGAAAACAACCTCTACAAATCATTGAGCAGCGATGTACAAGGCGTAATCAAGGATGATAAGCTCGTTTCATTCTTTACAGATCCTTCTTTCCGTGAGTCTCAAAAATACCTTGCAAAATTGTACCGTGAGAAGCTAATCGCACAAGATTGGTGGACACAAACAAGAGATGTCGTTGCGGAAAAAATCGTAACCGGTAAAGTGGCTGTTTATGCAGGATCAGGCGTTACTACGTTTGCTTCACGCGGAGATTCTGAGCTTAGAAAGGCAGATCCAAATGCTGGTTATTTCATGATTTGGCCTGTTCGCAAAGCTGGACTTGATAAGAACAAAATCTTTGCAGGTGGTTACGATGCGCTTGGTTGGAACGTTGTGACGATTACTAAACATGCTAAAGATCCAGAAAAAATCTTCGCGGCACTTGATTGGATGACAGGACCTGAAGGTATGACAATCTCATTCTTTGGACCTGAGGGCGGCAACTGGAAAGGTTTCGACGAAAATGAACAACCAATCTTCACTGAAAACTACAATGAAGAGGAAGTAACAGCAATTCAAGCTGCAAACGATGTTGTTCACATCGTAGGAAACGTATCGTACATCGACCCAGCAAAATTGAAATATGTTAATTCACTGCCATTAGAAAAACAAAACTGGGCAGCACGTTGGCAGAGAGATATTACTTGGCCGTCATCTAATGATACAACAGCACTTACCAACATTAATATTGAGCCGGATTCTCCATACGGTGATACCAGACAACAAATTGTCGATCTTACTCTTGAGACTCTAGCAGAATCAACTACAGCTAAGAGTGATGCAGATGTTGATCGTATTCTAGATGCAGCTGATAAGAAAGCTAATTCGTATAAATACAAAGAGCTTCTAGAATGGCGTACTGAAAGATGGCATGCTAACAGAACTATTCTTGGAGAATAA
- a CDS encoding UbiD family decarboxylase codes for MYRNLEECVIDLEKNGHLVRIKEEVDPYLEMAAIHMKVYEAGGPALLFENVKGSKFRAVSNLFGTVERSKFIFRNTWESVQSVMELRNDPMKALKNPFKHVRTGLAAWKALPVKKSGSLPVTAQEIQISDLPLIQSWPMDGGAFVTLPQVYTEDPDKPGIMNSNLGMYRVQLSGNDYEMNKEIGVHYQIHRGIGVHQDKTNKKGIPLKVSCFVGGPPAHTLAAVMPLPEGLTEMTVAGMLSGHRFRYSYLDGFCISNDADFVITGEIHQGETKPEGPFGDHLGYYSLTHPFPVMKVHKVYAKPGAIWPFTVVGRPPQEDTAFGELIHELTGDAIRQEIPGVKEVHAVDAAGVHPLLFAIGSERYTPYQQVKQPAELLTIANRILGTGQLSLAKYLFITAEDKRPLDSHDEVDFLTYILERIDLSRDIHFHTNTTIDTLDYSGTGLNSGSKVVIAAYGDKKRDLCTEVPDVFKEISGFEHARMVMPGVAVIQGSAFMSYASAKQEMQLLCDAIQEKGALSSCPMIIVGDDSHFISETIKNFLWVTFTRSNPSHDMYGVNSHYENKHWACDNLIIDARIKPHQAPPLIPDPSVLKSIERLFVKGASLGGLNI; via the coding sequence ATGTATCGCAATTTAGAAGAATGTGTCATTGACTTAGAGAAAAACGGACATTTGGTTCGTATAAAAGAAGAAGTTGACCCGTACCTTGAGATGGCTGCTATCCATATGAAAGTTTATGAGGCTGGCGGTCCAGCGCTGCTATTCGAAAATGTAAAAGGCTCTAAATTCCGGGCAGTTTCTAATTTGTTCGGAACGGTAGAGCGCAGCAAATTCATATTCCGCAACACTTGGGAATCGGTGCAAAGTGTGATGGAGCTGCGCAATGATCCCATGAAGGCATTAAAAAATCCGTTTAAGCATGTCAGAACCGGTTTGGCCGCTTGGAAAGCTCTTCCGGTTAAGAAGTCGGGCAGTCTGCCAGTAACCGCGCAGGAAATACAAATTTCGGATTTGCCGCTTATTCAAAGCTGGCCAATGGATGGCGGTGCATTTGTAACTCTGCCTCAAGTCTACACGGAAGATCCGGACAAGCCAGGAATAATGAACTCCAATTTGGGTATGTATCGTGTACAACTGAGCGGCAATGATTATGAAATGAACAAAGAAATTGGCGTGCATTATCAGATTCATCGCGGCATCGGCGTGCATCAAGATAAAACGAATAAAAAAGGCATTCCTTTAAAAGTAAGCTGTTTTGTTGGCGGTCCTCCAGCACATACGCTGGCAGCTGTTATGCCGCTGCCTGAAGGATTGACAGAAATGACTGTTGCTGGAATGCTTTCAGGCCACCGTTTCCGCTACAGTTATTTGGATGGGTTCTGTATTAGCAACGATGCTGATTTTGTTATAACTGGAGAAATCCATCAAGGCGAGACGAAACCTGAGGGACCATTTGGTGATCATTTGGGGTATTACAGTCTTACTCATCCTTTCCCTGTCATGAAAGTTCATAAAGTGTACGCGAAGCCGGGAGCGATTTGGCCATTTACCGTTGTTGGCCGTCCGCCGCAGGAGGATACTGCGTTTGGAGAGCTCATTCATGAACTGACAGGTGATGCGATTAGACAAGAAATTCCTGGTGTAAAGGAAGTGCATGCTGTAGATGCAGCGGGTGTTCATCCTCTGCTTTTTGCAATAGGGAGCGAACGGTACACCCCGTATCAGCAAGTGAAACAGCCGGCAGAGCTGCTCACCATTGCTAATCGGATTTTGGGTACGGGACAACTGAGTTTGGCAAAATACCTTTTTATTACAGCTGAAGATAAACGGCCGTTGGATTCACACGATGAAGTGGATTTTTTAACGTATATACTAGAACGTATCGATCTTAGCCGTGATATTCATTTCCATACAAATACGACGATTGATACACTCGATTATTCGGGTACGGGATTAAACAGCGGCAGCAAAGTAGTCATCGCAGCATATGGGGACAAAAAAAGAGACTTATGTACAGAAGTGCCCGATGTTTTCAAAGAAATAAGCGGATTTGAGCATGCGCGTATGGTCATGCCGGGAGTTGCAGTCATCCAAGGCTCTGCATTTATGAGTTATGCCAGTGCTAAGCAGGAAATGCAATTGTTATGTGATGCTATACAAGAAAAGGGAGCTCTTTCTTCATGCCCTATGATTATAGTAGGTGATGATAGTCATTTCATTAGCGAGACGATTAAAAACTTCCTATGGGTTACCTTTACGCGCAGCAATCCATCACACGATATGTATGGCGTGAATAGTCATTATGAGAACAAGCATTGGGCTTGTGACAATTTGATTATTGACGCTCGTATTAAACCGCATCAAGCACCGCCATTAATTCCAGATCCTTCGGTACTGAAGAGCATCGAGCGATTATTTGTTAAAGGTGCCAGCTTGGGTGGTTTGAACATATAG
- a CDS encoding carbohydrate ABC transporter permease, with protein sequence MVVCIYVFLILLAFSALYPFWNTLVVSLNEGTDTAKGGITFWPRMFTFANYEIVFQDDKILNAFYISFSRTIIGTISATFLTALLAYGMSKSYLMGRGYYSFYFIFTMYFGGGLIPTFLLIKSLGLMNSFLVYIIPGLISVWNMIVFRTFFKSLPVGLEESAQIDGCSNWGIFFKMALPLSMPVIATLGLFTAIAHWNDWFAPSIYVSNQDLLPIQTILRKVLNSNVLTDAIGNDSIASEKMASKALTSKSLISAMIMIVSLPIIAVYPFLQRFFMKGVMVGSLKE encoded by the coding sequence ATGGTTGTATGCATATATGTATTCCTCATTTTGTTAGCTTTCTCCGCATTGTATCCGTTCTGGAATACACTCGTTGTATCGTTGAATGAAGGAACAGATACAGCCAAAGGCGGCATTACATTTTGGCCAAGGATGTTTACATTTGCAAATTATGAAATTGTTTTTCAGGATGACAAAATTTTAAATGCATTTTACATTTCCTTTAGCCGAACGATCATTGGAACCATATCAGCAACATTTTTGACAGCATTGCTCGCGTATGGCATGTCAAAAAGCTATTTAATGGGTCGTGGCTATTATTCCTTTTATTTCATCTTTACGATGTACTTCGGCGGCGGGTTGATTCCAACTTTTCTATTGATTAAATCACTCGGTTTGATGAACAGCTTCCTTGTTTACATTATTCCCGGTCTAATCAGTGTATGGAACATGATCGTTTTCCGAACCTTCTTCAAAAGCTTGCCCGTGGGATTAGAAGAGTCGGCTCAAATTGACGGCTGCAGCAACTGGGGAATATTTTTCAAAATGGCGCTCCCGCTGTCTATGCCAGTAATCGCCACACTTGGTTTGTTTACGGCCATTGCCCATTGGAATGATTGGTTTGCGCCATCGATCTATGTTTCTAATCAAGATTTGCTGCCTATTCAAACGATATTGCGGAAAGTATTGAACTCTAATGTTCTAACGGATGCGATCGGAAATGACAGTATTGCTAGTGAGAAAATGGCATCGAAAGCCCTTACCTCCAAATCTCTTATTAGTGCAATGATTATGATTGTGTCTCTTCCCATTATCGCTGTATATCCTTTTCTTCAAAGATTTTTTATGAAGGGTGTTATGGTTGGATCTCTAAAAGAATAG
- a CDS encoding DUF1835 domain-containing protein: MLEIRKAVEELSTDDVRQALKLVMLQIEIAEQSLEAREDLFNNLKELYDSLLNSQNNNKRELDSAVTKIHIVFGDSVAGSLKLAIKQLGLADSNKVITLNESFSIGPIWQLHKEEGWLKRKEWFRNNINVGYDESYFDMEEEASSHQSLLAQIPEQASIVIWCGNNAHEQTGLRYALYLLRHHLNRIYVFNAEEACSRRYNTPETFINYLQLGEVPVDKLKAVIGEAEENGQTTGDIRQQLEREWLALAEHDEVLRIWNESKIQHVDEDYLDDYLFETVESLLQHKPKDEFIKAARVVGQALGYYEQCIGDSYFEYRLRCLVYAGKLEIKGVPRAMRFYSVRLK, translated from the coding sequence ATGCTGGAAATACGCAAGGCGGTCGAGGAGCTTTCTACAGATGATGTGAGACAGGCTCTAAAGCTAGTTATGCTTCAAATTGAGATAGCTGAGCAGAGTTTAGAGGCTCGAGAGGATCTCTTCAATAATTTGAAAGAACTTTACGATTCATTGCTGAATTCCCAAAACAATAATAAGAGAGAGCTGGATTCGGCTGTCACGAAAATTCATATTGTGTTTGGAGACTCTGTTGCAGGCAGTTTGAAACTGGCTATTAAACAGCTTGGGTTAGCGGATTCCAATAAGGTCATTACTCTTAATGAAAGCTTCTCTATAGGCCCAATATGGCAGCTGCATAAGGAAGAGGGATGGCTTAAGAGGAAGGAGTGGTTTAGAAATAATATTAATGTTGGTTATGACGAATCATATTTTGATATGGAAGAGGAAGCCTCCTCTCATCAAAGCTTATTAGCACAAATTCCAGAGCAAGCTTCAATTGTCATATGGTGTGGCAACAATGCTCATGAGCAGACTGGTTTGCGTTATGCGCTTTATTTGCTCAGACACCATTTAAATCGTATTTACGTGTTTAATGCAGAAGAGGCCTGCAGCAGAAGGTATAATACACCCGAAACATTCATTAACTATTTGCAATTAGGAGAGGTTCCGGTAGATAAGTTAAAGGCTGTTATAGGTGAAGCAGAGGAAAATGGGCAGACAACTGGCGACATAAGGCAGCAGTTGGAGAGGGAATGGCTAGCGCTTGCAGAGCATGATGAGGTGCTGCGTATTTGGAATGAAAGTAAAATTCAACATGTAGATGAAGATTACTTGGATGATTATTTGTTTGAAACGGTGGAGTCGCTGCTGCAGCATAAACCAAAAGATGAATTTATAAAGGCGGCCAGAGTAGTTGGCCAAGCATTGGGCTATTATGAGCAATGTATTGGAGACAGCTATTTCGAATATAGACTGCGCTGTCTTGTTTACGCAGGCAAATTAGAAATAAAGGGAGTGCCTCGTGCAATGAGGTTTTATAGTGTAAGGCTGAAATAA
- a CDS encoding extracellular solute-binding protein has translation MLVYFIVSMLVACSGVDSKPVPTTDEGTTEDIQINLPPDQLYELGKERLDISFYGHYSYYSMPQWGADPSSKWIKDNLNIHIKGIDVEGNGKQKLRKMIASKQLPDIIWGDRGYDLERLREAGLLVPLDNYIDKYPNLKKWAGTKILDLLRAPDGHIYYFPNYYTNKPYGNAGYVVNKRIYRELGSPKLSTTNELYDYLNKVKANYPDVVPFETGIASEGQGIDQLFSAFKENNYSFTRYYAVTSGDKMTSIYKDEGFRESALFVAKLVREGLITSDAWTQTDDQVSEKLMSGKVAVYASADPMRQVMLANAELVRKNPEDGYIFIDPIYKEGLDPNKIYPGTYNVLGWNVSTITTSAKNPEAIFAMLDWMTGPEGSAVQMWGPPGPNGYWDGFKEDGITPKFTSKYTSDPDGLSEIQAISGELIWVGNTVYLDQTKSDYEKTLPEDKRNWSTYWQQKVTWESQGDATPFINLQPTPNSDEGRIFARVKEIWLSARSYAMYGQTDEEVLEILDLAHKDSMESGFQDYLDFITSKWQENLKVLNQE, from the coding sequence ATGTTGGTCTATTTCATTGTTAGTATGCTTGTCGCCTGCAGTGGAGTAGACAGTAAACCAGTTCCAACAACTGATGAGGGAACAACGGAAGATATACAAATAAATCTACCTCCCGATCAGCTCTATGAACTAGGCAAAGAAAGGCTTGATATTTCTTTTTATGGTCACTACAGTTATTATTCGATGCCACAGTGGGGCGCAGATCCCTCTTCGAAGTGGATTAAGGATAATCTTAATATTCACATCAAAGGAATCGACGTAGAAGGAAACGGAAAGCAGAAGCTTCGAAAGATGATTGCCAGCAAGCAGCTGCCGGATATCATTTGGGGTGATCGCGGTTATGATCTGGAACGTTTGCGTGAAGCGGGCTTACTCGTACCGCTCGATAACTATATAGATAAATATCCAAATTTAAAAAAATGGGCAGGCACTAAAATTTTAGATTTGCTTCGAGCACCAGATGGACATATTTATTATTTTCCAAATTATTACACTAATAAACCGTACGGCAACGCAGGTTATGTCGTTAATAAACGAATATATCGGGAATTAGGTTCCCCTAAGCTATCTACGACAAATGAGCTTTATGATTACCTCAATAAAGTGAAAGCCAACTATCCTGACGTCGTACCTTTTGAAACAGGAATTGCCAGTGAGGGGCAAGGAATTGATCAATTATTTTCCGCCTTCAAGGAAAATAATTATAGCTTTACTCGCTACTACGCTGTAACGAGTGGAGATAAGATGACATCGATCTATAAAGATGAAGGATTTCGCGAGTCGGCATTATTTGTAGCTAAGCTTGTGCGTGAGGGGCTAATTACCTCGGATGCTTGGACACAAACGGATGATCAGGTAAGTGAGAAGCTTATGAGCGGTAAAGTGGCGGTTTATGCCAGTGCGGACCCTATGCGTCAAGTGATGTTGGCTAATGCAGAGCTTGTAAGGAAAAATCCCGAGGACGGTTATATCTTTATCGATCCTATTTATAAGGAAGGATTGGATCCGAACAAGATTTATCCTGGCACATACAATGTGCTTGGCTGGAATGTCTCTACGATAACGACAAGCGCAAAAAATCCAGAAGCGATATTCGCTATGCTGGATTGGATGACAGGACCGGAAGGTTCTGCTGTTCAGATGTGGGGCCCGCCGGGGCCAAACGGGTACTGGGATGGCTTCAAAGAAGATGGAATAACGCCAAAATTTACGAGCAAATACACATCAGACCCGGATGGGCTGAGTGAAATACAAGCAATCTCTGGCGAGTTGATTTGGGTTGGCAACACCGTATATCTCGATCAAACCAAAAGCGATTATGAAAAAACATTGCCTGAGGACAAGCGAAACTGGTCAACATATTGGCAGCAAAAGGTAACTTGGGAATCTCAGGGGGATGCAACACCGTTTATCAATTTACAACCGACTCCAAATTCTGACGAAGGCAGAATTTTTGCCCGGGTGAAAGAAATATGGTTAAGCGCGCGCTCATATGCGATGTACGGGCAAACGGATGAAGAGGTATTAGAGATTTTGGATTTAGCGCATAAGGATTCGATGGAATCAGGTTTTCAAGATTATTTAGATTTTATTACTTCGAAGTGGCAAGAAAACTTAAAAGTATTAAATCAAGAGTAA
- a CDS encoding GNAT family N-acetyltransferase: MNKEQLIALFNKEQRIDQTIAGFRREEEGGMIRQVSLTGGEGYVTYSALTNETVQHAINEQLSYFEQLDQRFEWKLYDYDQPANLKDKLLEHGFTIGDPEGLLVMQLTEGDFMLSCEIPSSIIRITDEVGINDIVSLEEEIWGESHRELGEELIRNLKNDPDSLFIYAAYEEGKAVSAAWVYLHNGTSFGSLWGGSTLSEYRNKGLYTSLLAVRAQAAWENGFRLLTVDASPMSLPILKKRGFDLLAYSYPCVSPSIEERKEIAFE; the protein is encoded by the coding sequence ATGAATAAAGAACAACTTATAGCATTGTTTAATAAGGAACAACGGATCGATCAGACTATTGCGGGCTTTCGTCGTGAAGAAGAAGGTGGAATGATTAGGCAGGTTTCCCTTACAGGCGGGGAAGGATATGTAACCTACTCAGCATTAACAAATGAAACGGTTCAACATGCGATTAATGAGCAGCTATCTTACTTTGAGCAATTGGATCAGCGGTTTGAGTGGAAGCTATATGACTATGACCAGCCCGCTAATTTAAAGGATAAACTTCTTGAGCATGGATTTACGATTGGAGATCCCGAGGGATTGCTGGTTATGCAGCTAACAGAAGGAGATTTTATGTTATCCTGTGAAATTCCTTCCTCTATCATACGAATCACAGATGAAGTAGGAATCAATGACATCGTCTCACTGGAAGAAGAAATATGGGGAGAATCACATCGCGAGCTTGGAGAGGAATTAATACGAAATTTGAAAAATGATCCAGATAGCTTGTTCATCTATGCAGCTTATGAAGAAGGAAAAGCGGTCAGTGCGGCTTGGGTGTATTTGCATAATGGAACTTCCTTTGGAAGCTTATGGGGTGGTTCAACCTTATCTGAATACAGAAATAAAGGGTTGTATACTTCTTTACTTGCTGTACGAGCACAGGCAGCTTGGGAAAATGGATTCCGCTTGCTGACGGTAGATGCTAGTCCGATGAGTCTTCCTATTCTGAAGAAAAGGGGCTTTGATCTTCTGGCTTATTCTTATCCCTGTGTATCGCCAAGTATAGAGGAGAGGAAGGAGATAGCTTTTGAATAA
- a CDS encoding AraC family transcriptional regulator translates to MSENKSLKNEVPKQHLVIENDGEFRIELPFDSDASHIYYLGVNHYENWSTSIHYHDHFELCYVDEGYSQYKIDKTVYEIEKGQLLLTKPEEIHFGLAGKHKPFKLYYIGFRLERLHHLYPEFYRIGLQRIAHDQDSRVKALFEHIITEIKNNAYLSLPMVEGLFQQLLVTTLRHFLDPALAAETPPRPLNDAITEVMNQLHREVRYNYDPEQLAKSIHISRSHLAREFKNAVGIPLGEYVRHLCLDKAKSELRSTSKAISQIAEELQFSSIHTFSIFFKRFTGQTPTLYRQSTKSNL, encoded by the coding sequence ATGAGTGAAAATAAATCATTGAAGAACGAGGTGCCCAAACAGCATCTTGTTATTGAAAACGATGGTGAGTTTCGAATCGAATTGCCCTTCGATTCTGATGCGAGCCATATTTATTATCTCGGTGTGAACCATTATGAAAACTGGAGCACATCGATTCATTATCATGATCATTTCGAATTATGCTACGTGGATGAAGGGTACAGTCAATACAAAATCGATAAAACGGTTTATGAAATTGAGAAAGGCCAGCTCCTGCTTACTAAGCCTGAAGAAATCCATTTCGGGTTAGCAGGAAAACATAAGCCTTTCAAGCTCTATTACATCGGGTTTAGGCTTGAGAGGCTCCACCATTTGTATCCTGAATTTTATCGCATTGGGCTTCAACGAATCGCTCATGATCAAGATAGCCGAGTAAAAGCACTTTTCGAGCATATAATTACCGAAATTAAAAATAACGCTTATTTAAGCTTGCCCATGGTGGAGGGGTTATTTCAACAGCTGCTAGTTACGACGCTCCGTCATTTTCTTGATCCAGCATTAGCAGCCGAGACCCCTCCAAGGCCGCTTAACGACGCGATTACTGAAGTAATGAATCAGCTGCATCGTGAGGTTCGCTATAACTATGATCCCGAGCAGCTAGCAAAGTCTATCCATATTAGCCGCTCGCATCTCGCAAGGGAATTCAAAAATGCCGTTGGCATTCCCCTCGGAGAATATGTTCGTCACTTATGCTTGGATAAAGCGAAGTCCGAGCTTCGAAGCACGTCGAAAGCGATCTCGCAAATCGCAGAAGAGCTGCAATTCTCATCCATTCATACGTTTAGCATATTTTTCAAACGATTTACAGGGCAAACGCCAACTCTCTATCGCCAATCTACAAAATCTAATCTATAA
- a CDS encoding ABC transporter permease subunit translates to MSQATTKVKYTATPPENSPRKKTFFNRLMKQMDVQLMVWPGILLIFVFAYIPMYGVLTAFMDYNLFTGSRIFDNPWVGFKHFEAFLTAPDIATVMRNTLMISLLKLLIGFPAPIILALMLNEVRHMVFKRVVQTITYLPYFMSWVIVGGMVMALLSTENGSVNMLLEGVGAIDEPVNFLSLKEYFWGILVSTTVWKEIGFGSIIYLAAIAGVDPHLYEAADIDGASKFKQIYLITIPTIMPVIIIFMILAMGNLLSAGFEDILILAQNPILRPVSDVIDTYVYRVGLQNGKFSYGVAVGLFRAVISVLLLTAANYLARRSGNGLW, encoded by the coding sequence ATGTCGCAAGCAACAACGAAGGTAAAGTACACAGCGACTCCGCCGGAGAACAGCCCGAGAAAAAAAACCTTTTTCAACCGCCTGATGAAGCAAATGGATGTGCAATTGATGGTGTGGCCGGGTATTTTGCTGATATTCGTATTTGCCTATATACCGATGTATGGTGTATTGACGGCGTTTATGGATTACAACCTTTTTACGGGATCGAGAATATTCGATAACCCTTGGGTGGGCTTTAAACATTTTGAAGCGTTCCTTACTGCACCTGATATCGCTACGGTCATGAGAAATACACTTATGATCAGCCTTTTAAAGCTATTAATTGGTTTTCCAGCACCGATTATATTGGCGCTAATGCTTAATGAAGTCAGGCATATGGTGTTTAAGAGAGTCGTACAAACGATTACATATCTACCGTACTTCATGTCATGGGTTATTGTAGGCGGCATGGTTATGGCGTTGCTTTCAACTGAAAACGGCAGTGTCAATATGCTGCTTGAAGGTGTTGGAGCGATAGATGAACCGGTCAACTTCCTGTCCCTAAAGGAATACTTCTGGGGCATACTGGTTTCGACCACGGTATGGAAGGAAATCGGCTTTGGCTCGATTATTTACCTTGCTGCAATTGCAGGTGTAGATCCGCATTTGTATGAAGCGGCAGATATTGATGGAGCCAGCAAGTTTAAGCAAATTTATCTCATAACGATACCAACGATTATGCCGGTTATTATCATCTTTATGATTCTAGCAATGGGGAATTTATTGAGTGCTGGTTTTGAAGATATTTTGATCCTTGCCCAGAATCCAATTCTAAGACCGGTGTCGGATGTTATTGATACTTATGTATATCGGGTCGGCCTGCAGAATGGGAAATTTTCTTACGGTGTTGCAGTTGGTTTATTTAGAGCAGTGATCAGCGTATTGCTCTTGACGGCGGCTAACTACCTAGCCCGTAGGTCCGGCAACGGCTTATGGTAG
- a CDS encoding phytanoyl-CoA dioxygenase family protein — protein sequence MSMNGQLRKDCLPAQEDVAFFAENGYWISPIIFSEDELAEIVAHQDRLYRGEYETGKAPVCNWLEGQDNPRALRKTDNSHWSDLTLRNVAVNATIGGIAAALMETETIRLFHDQLLYKPGRGTGKETANVGWHQDYAYWQCCAGPTLITAWVAFTDVDLSNGCMQMVPRSHQWGLLNVNDFFEQNLEKQQQAMDIPENEKFSTVPVIMKAGQVSFHHALTIHGSGPNTSDQARRSMAVHLMTGETKYKYDAKGNNHFNAQMMNGREGEIYEGDAWPVLYTAKNEL from the coding sequence ATGTCTATGAATGGTCAACTGCGTAAAGATTGTCTCCCTGCACAAGAAGATGTCGCATTTTTTGCTGAAAATGGTTACTGGATTTCGCCTATTATTTTCTCTGAGGATGAGCTAGCGGAAATCGTTGCGCATCAGGATCGTCTATATCGCGGCGAATACGAGACTGGAAAAGCACCGGTATGCAATTGGCTGGAGGGACAGGATAATCCGCGGGCTCTGAGGAAGACAGATAATTCGCATTGGTCAGATCTGACTTTACGTAACGTAGCAGTAAACGCTACAATCGGAGGAATTGCCGCAGCCCTGATGGAGACGGAAACGATAAGGTTGTTTCATGATCAGCTGCTGTATAAACCAGGAAGAGGTACAGGCAAGGAAACAGCAAATGTAGGCTGGCACCAAGATTACGCTTACTGGCAATGCTGCGCGGGTCCGACGCTCATTACGGCTTGGGTTGCATTTACGGATGTGGATCTATCAAATGGCTGTATGCAGATGGTGCCGCGCAGCCACCAGTGGGGCTTGTTGAATGTAAATGATTTCTTTGAGCAAAATTTGGAGAAGCAGCAGCAAGCAATGGACATCCCGGAAAACGAAAAGTTTTCAACAGTACCTGTTATTATGAAAGCCGGGCAAGTAAGCTTTCATCATGCATTGACTATCCATGGAAGCGGGCCTAATACGAGTGATCAAGCACGCCGCTCGATGGCGGTTCATCTCATGACGGGTGAAACCAAATATAAATACGATGCAAAGGGCAATAATCATTTTAATGCACAGATGATGAACGGCAGAGAGGGAGAAATATACGAGGGCGACGCTTGGCCTGTATTGTATACTGCAAAAAACGAATTGTAA